The following proteins come from a genomic window of Lolium rigidum isolate FL_2022 chromosome 5, APGP_CSIRO_Lrig_0.1, whole genome shotgun sequence:
- the LOC124657527 gene encoding probable cytokinin riboside 5'-monophosphate phosphoribohydrolase LOGL9, whose product MEDTAAAAKGGGEGGVEVEVEEGPRFRRVCVFCGSSSGKRSSYRDAAVELGKELVARKMDLVYGGGSLGLMGEVSEAVHNAGGHVIGVIPTTLMGKEITGETVGEVVAVSGMHQRKAEMARNADAFIALPGGYGTLDELLEVIAWAQLGIHTKPVGLLNVEGYYDFLLAFIDKAVDDGFIRPAQRHIFVSAPHARDLVHKLEEYAAVKEDDPATPKLRWEMEQVGYSKTLLAEVAL is encoded by the exons ATGGAGGACACAGCGGCGGCTGCCAAGggaggtggcgagggcggcgtggaggtggaggtggaggagggtcCTCGGTTCCGGCGGGTGTGCGTGTTCTGCGGGAGCAGCTCCGGGAAGCGGAGCAGCTACCGGGACGCCGCCGTCGAGCTCGGCAAGGAGCTG GTAGCTCGTAAGATGGATCTGGTGTACGGAGGGGGCAGCCTGGGCCTCATGGGGGAGGTCTCCGAGGCCGTCCACAACGCCGGCGGccatgtcatcgg TGTCATACCCACCACTCTCATGGGCAAGGAG ATCACGGGGGAGACGGTgggggaggtggtggcggtgtcggGGATGCACCAGCGCAAGGCGGAGATGGCGCGCAACGCCGACGCCTTCATCGCGCTCCCTGGCGGCTACGGCACCCTCGACGAGCTGCTGGAGGTCATCGCCTGGGCGCAGCTCGGCATCCACACCAAACCT GTGGGTCTTCTGAACGTGGAGGGGTACTACGACTTCCTGCTGGCCTTCATCGACAAGGCGGTGGACGACGGCTTCATCAGGCCTGCCCAGCGCCACATCTTCGTCAGCGCGCCCCACGCCAGGGACCTCGTCCACAAGCTCGAG GAGTACGCGGCGGTGAAGGAGGATGACCCGGCGACGCCGAAGCTGCGGTGGGAGATGGAGCAGGTCGGCTACAGCAAGACGCTCCTCGCCGAGGTCGCTCTTTGA